Proteins from one Parvibaculum lavamentivorans DS-1 genomic window:
- a CDS encoding aromatic ring-hydroxylating oxygenase subunit alpha produces MQPIAELLKEGAAAVGRPLADARLLPSRFYTSTEIFEAEKERIFRRNWVSVGHVAEIPKPGDRFRIDVAGEPLLIVRGRDGVVRALSAVCRHRAMLLAEGAGNAGTISCPYHKWTYALDGALMAAPLMEGASPLDEAACALPSFACEVWNGFIFVNLDGRAAPLAAALAPLGEELAPWKMDELEIVGRVVFDQRYNWKVLADNFMEAYHHFAIHPETFEPNYPAAMSQADEARGPFAALRMPHKGNELSEPLFPPLPDIPDEARRGFSVFNIYPSMLLAVFVDTVTWYRMEIESAGSFRLTIYLFAHPRSLDVPDAEALKEFLREAATAVHIEDIAACEGVQKGLESRMAVPGRLSPLEAAIHQHQQWLMGELVKA; encoded by the coding sequence ATGCAGCCAATCGCGGAACTCCTGAAGGAAGGCGCAGCCGCCGTCGGGCGGCCGCTTGCCGATGCCCGCCTCCTGCCGTCCCGCTTCTACACCTCGACGGAGATATTCGAGGCCGAGAAGGAACGGATCTTCCGCCGCAACTGGGTCTCGGTCGGCCATGTCGCCGAAATCCCGAAGCCGGGCGACCGTTTCCGCATCGACGTCGCGGGCGAACCCCTTCTCATCGTGCGCGGCCGTGACGGCGTCGTGCGCGCTCTCTCCGCCGTCTGCCGTCACCGCGCCATGCTGCTCGCGGAAGGGGCGGGCAATGCCGGCACGATTTCCTGCCCCTATCACAAATGGACCTATGCGCTGGATGGCGCGCTCATGGCCGCGCCGCTGATGGAGGGCGCCTCGCCGCTCGATGAAGCTGCCTGCGCGCTCCCCTCCTTCGCCTGCGAGGTCTGGAACGGTTTCATCTTCGTCAATCTCGACGGGCGTGCAGCGCCGCTCGCCGCGGCCCTCGCGCCGCTTGGCGAAGAGCTGGCGCCCTGGAAGATGGACGAGCTCGAAATCGTCGGCCGCGTCGTCTTCGATCAGCGATACAACTGGAAGGTGCTGGCCGACAATTTCATGGAGGCCTATCACCATTTCGCCATCCACCCGGAAACCTTCGAGCCGAATTACCCGGCCGCCATGTCCCAAGCGGATGAGGCGCGCGGCCCCTTCGCGGCATTGCGGATGCCGCACAAGGGTAATGAACTCTCCGAACCGCTCTTCCCGCCGCTGCCCGACATACCGGACGAAGCGCGGCGCGGCTTCTCCGTCTTCAACATCTATCCCTCGATGCTGCTCGCCGTCTTTGTGGACACCGTCACCTGGTACCGCATGGAAATCGAAAGTGCCGGCAGCTTCCGCCTCACCATCTATCTCTTCGCCCATCCCCGCTCGCTCGACGTGCCGGACGCGGAGGCGTTGAAGGAATTTCTCCGCGAAGCGGCCACCGCTGTCCATATCGAGGACATCGCCGCCTGCGAAGGCGTTCAGAAAGGGCTTGAAAGCCGCATGGCGGTGCCCGGCCGCCTCAGCCCTCTCGAAGCGGCGATCCACCAGCACCAACAATGGCTGATGGGAGAGTTGGTCAAGGCGTGA
- a CDS encoding helix-turn-helix domain-containing protein, with protein sequence MSDFAKELISSMEEALEHARGGKTGVRVHTVAPVDVKKARKALKMTQPDFARLVGTSVSGLQKWEQGKRQPGGAARTLITLIMRAPEAVRDALEERDEKLSA encoded by the coding sequence GTGAGCGATTTCGCCAAGGAACTCATCTCTTCCATGGAAGAGGCGCTCGAACATGCCAGGGGCGGCAAGACCGGCGTCCGTGTTCATACGGTTGCACCCGTGGATGTGAAAAAGGCCCGCAAGGCGCTGAAGATGACGCAGCCTGATTTCGCGCGGCTTGTCGGCACCAGCGTTTCCGGTTTGCAGAAATGGGAGCAGGGAAAGCGGCAGCCGGGCGGGGCGGCGCGAACGCTCATCACGCTTATCATGCGCGCGCCAGAAGCGGTGCGGGACGCTCTCGAGGAACGCGACGAAAAACTGTCGGCCTGA
- a CDS encoding type II toxin-antitoxin system RelE/ParE family toxin, with translation MGYIQFMQTVAETSIFQKRAAALLSEDEYSELIAFLAENPEAGDEIVGTGGVRKVRFAAGGKGKSGGARVIYYYYAENAPLYALMIYDKNEKADLSAADRKAVSVLAAAIKKAAKQRK, from the coding sequence TTGGGTTATATTCAATTCATGCAGACGGTGGCCGAGACCAGCATCTTCCAGAAACGCGCGGCGGCCCTTCTGAGCGAGGACGAATACAGCGAGTTGATCGCGTTTCTTGCCGAAAATCCGGAAGCGGGCGATGAGATCGTGGGAACGGGCGGCGTGCGCAAGGTCCGTTTTGCCGCCGGTGGCAAAGGTAAAAGTGGCGGCGCCCGGGTCATCTATTACTACTACGCCGAGAACGCCCCGCTTTATGCGTTGATGATCTACGACAAGAACGAAAAGGCCGACCTCTCCGCCGCGGATCGAAAGGCAGTTTCGGTCCTGGCCGCCGCGATCAAGAAAGCGGCGAAACAGAGAAAGTAG
- a CDS encoding AAA family ATPase, whose product MNKVEETGAHAEIEAVRKGFESRGYICNAHIATSLFLAEKLQKPLLIEGPPGVGKTELAKATAELVGKPLIRLQCYEGLDEAKALYEWKYGKQLLYTQVLKEKLGDLMSGAQGLKESMARLHDFDDTFFSEEFLEPRPLLKALWQPGGAVLLIDEIDKSDDEFEAFLLELLSDYQISVPELGTIKARTTPIVFLTSNNTREIGDALKRRCLHLYIPFPDSDLEQRIIASRVPEMEARLRTQLVAFVQGVRQLDLKKLPAVSETIDWARTMVLLHARELDADLVRNTLNVLLKFQDDIDNVDGEVNALVSKAVQAG is encoded by the coding sequence TTGAATAAAGTCGAAGAAACAGGCGCTCACGCGGAAATCGAGGCCGTCCGCAAGGGGTTCGAGAGCCGCGGCTATATCTGCAACGCGCATATCGCCACCTCGCTCTTTCTCGCGGAAAAACTGCAAAAGCCGCTGCTCATCGAAGGCCCGCCCGGCGTCGGCAAGACCGAGCTCGCCAAGGCGACGGCGGAGCTTGTCGGCAAGCCGCTCATCCGTCTCCAGTGCTATGAAGGTCTCGACGAGGCGAAGGCGCTTTACGAGTGGAAATACGGCAAGCAGCTTCTCTATACGCAGGTGCTGAAGGAGAAGCTCGGTGATCTGATGTCGGGCGCGCAGGGCTTGAAGGAGTCCATGGCGCGGCTGCATGATTTCGACGACACCTTCTTTTCGGAAGAATTTCTTGAGCCGCGTCCGCTTCTCAAGGCGCTCTGGCAGCCGGGCGGTGCGGTGCTGCTGATCGACGAAATCGACAAGTCGGATGACGAGTTCGAGGCTTTCCTGCTGGAGCTTCTCTCCGACTACCAGATTTCCGTTCCCGAGCTCGGCACGATCAAGGCGCGCACGACGCCGATCGTCTTCCTCACCTCCAACAACACGCGCGAGATCGGCGACGCGCTGAAGCGCCGCTGCCTGCATCTCTACATTCCGTTCCCGGATTCCGATCTGGAGCAGCGCATCATCGCGTCGCGCGTGCCGGAAATGGAGGCGCGTCTGCGCACGCAGCTTGTCGCCTTCGTGCAGGGGGTGCGCCAGCTCGACCTGAAGAAGCTTCCGGCGGTGAGCGAGACCATCGACTGGGCGCGCACCATGGTCCTCCTCCATGCCCGCGAACTCGACGCCGATCTCGTCCGCAACACGCTCAACGTGCTGCTGAAATTCCAGGACGACATCGACAATGTCGATGGCGAGGTGAACGCACTGGTGTCGAAAGCCGTGCAGGCGGGGTAG
- a CDS encoding vWA domain-containing protein has product MSEVLGDFIRALRAADIRVSTSESIDAGNVVGIVGLDDRQTLRNALSQVLAKSEDEKQAFEETFDTFFSFEQFKDRPPAANENSEEAEPQESDGGEGDSEDGEEGSQSGGMPAPGGGGTSGERQGDADAPPSPDLVAMLERGDQAELQMALAEGARRAQLNRIRLFTQRGMYTRRIMEIMGLDGLNDEIDNRERRGNEAGAGRLREARDELRGQVRDYVEKQLEIFTANAGRQLREEVLSQVRLSNIDRSDMRIMRELVRKMAKRLIALHSRRKKVARRGTLDVRRTIRANIEFDGLLFHTIWKKTKIDRPKVMAVCDVSGSVAQVARFLLMFLYSLQEVLPGVRSFAFSGQLGETTELFERETLENALVEVLRDFGSGSTDYGQALMDFENIALDDVDHRTTVIILGDARSNYGDPRGDILKKIHARARRVIWLNPEPRTMWNSGDSEMRKLQPYCDKAVTCASLKDLERVVSELLRTAT; this is encoded by the coding sequence ATGAGCGAAGTCCTCGGCGATTTCATCAGGGCGCTTCGCGCGGCCGATATTCGTGTCTCGACCTCGGAGTCGATCGACGCCGGCAATGTCGTGGGGATCGTCGGCCTCGACGACAGGCAGACACTTCGCAATGCCTTGTCGCAGGTGCTCGCCAAAAGCGAGGATGAGAAGCAGGCTTTCGAGGAGACCTTCGATACCTTCTTCTCCTTCGAGCAGTTCAAGGACCGGCCCCCTGCCGCCAATGAAAACAGCGAAGAGGCGGAGCCGCAGGAGAGTGACGGCGGCGAGGGCGACAGCGAGGATGGCGAAGAGGGTTCGCAGTCGGGCGGTATGCCAGCGCCGGGCGGCGGCGGCACGAGCGGCGAGCGGCAAGGCGATGCCGATGCGCCGCCCTCGCCCGATCTCGTGGCAATGCTTGAGCGTGGCGACCAGGCCGAATTGCAGATGGCGCTTGCCGAGGGTGCGCGCCGCGCGCAACTGAACCGCATAAGGCTTTTCACGCAGCGCGGCATGTATACGCGCCGCATCATGGAAATCATGGGGCTCGACGGTCTCAATGACGAGATCGACAATCGCGAGCGGCGCGGCAACGAAGCAGGCGCCGGACGCTTGCGCGAGGCGCGCGACGAGTTGCGCGGGCAGGTTCGCGACTATGTCGAGAAGCAGCTCGAAATCTTCACCGCCAATGCCGGACGGCAGTTGCGTGAGGAGGTTCTCTCGCAAGTGCGCCTCTCCAACATCGACCGTTCCGATATGCGGATCATGCGTGAGCTGGTTCGCAAGATGGCGAAGCGGCTGATCGCGCTCCACTCACGGCGCAAGAAGGTGGCGCGGCGGGGAACGCTCGATGTCCGGCGCACGATCCGCGCCAATATCGAGTTCGACGGGCTCTTGTTCCACACGATCTGGAAGAAGACGAAGATCGACCGTCCGAAGGTCATGGCGGTTTGCGATGTGTCCGGGTCGGTCGCGCAGGTGGCGCGCTTCCTGCTCATGTTCCTTTATTCGCTGCAGGAGGTTCTGCCGGGCGTCCGCAGTTTCGCTTTTTCCGGCCAGCTTGGCGAGACCACGGAATTGTTCGAGCGCGAGACGCTGGAAAATGCGCTGGTCGAGGTATTGCGGGACTTCGGCAGCGGCTCCACGGATTACGGTCAGGCGCTGATGGATTTCGAAAACATCGCACTCGATGATGTCGACCATCGCACCACGGTCATCATCCTCGGCGATGCCCGCTCCAACTATGGCGACCCGCGCGGCGATATCCTGAAAAAGATTCACGCCCGCGCCCGCCGCGTCATCTGGCTCAACCCGGAGCCGCGCACGATGTGGAATTCCGGGGACAGCGAAATGCGCAAGCTCCAGCCCTATTGCGACAAGGCGGTCACCTGCGCCTCGCTCAAGGACCTTGAGCGCGTCGTCTCGGAACTTCTCCGCACCGCGACCTAG
- a CDS encoding SGNH/GDSL hydrolase family protein: MKSESGSRLRLALALAFVLPLAAFWWASAQAEPLRLAPPSVESAALITPPVDIPEQKQELAVSAPAAKTDRYNVVVLGDSLGDGMWAGLYHVLRQDKRFNVIKKSRVATGFSRQDYYDWNEAVREIAAETKIDIAVVVMGTNDRQPIVENGVRYALFDDNWREVYKRRVDDFTATLQATGARIYWLQLPVMRSPRFGADMASFNEIFEERALANGVDFVRTEGLASGADGSYTAYGEDRFGRTRLLRAEDGIHFTMAGYELLSGKVADAILADITEATAPRIATTAPVMLRAVEETTATPGEAKYDMADRRPGRSDDWLWLGATN, from the coding sequence GTGAAATCCGAATCGGGAAGCCGGCTGCGTCTCGCGCTGGCACTCGCTTTCGTGCTGCCGCTCGCCGCCTTCTGGTGGGCAAGCGCGCAAGCGGAGCCGCTGCGTCTCGCGCCTCCCTCTGTCGAGAGCGCGGCGCTGATCACGCCTCCGGTCGATATTCCTGAACAAAAACAAGAGCTTGCGGTTTCCGCTCCGGCGGCGAAGACGGATCGTTACAACGTCGTCGTGCTGGGAGACTCGCTCGGCGACGGTATGTGGGCGGGCCTCTATCACGTGCTGCGGCAGGACAAACGGTTCAACGTCATCAAGAAATCCCGCGTCGCCACAGGCTTTTCACGTCAGGATTATTACGACTGGAACGAGGCCGTCCGCGAGATCGCGGCGGAGACGAAAATCGACATCGCCGTCGTCGTCATGGGCACCAACGACCGTCAGCCGATCGTCGAAAACGGCGTGCGCTATGCGCTTTTCGACGATAACTGGCGCGAGGTCTACAAGCGTCGCGTCGATGACTTCACAGCGACGCTGCAGGCAACGGGTGCCCGTATTTACTGGCTCCAATTGCCGGTGATGCGCAGCCCGCGCTTCGGTGCCGATATGGCGAGCTTCAACGAAATATTCGAGGAGCGGGCGCTCGCCAATGGTGTGGACTTCGTGCGAACCGAGGGCCTCGCATCGGGCGCCGACGGAAGCTACACCGCCTATGGCGAGGACCGTTTCGGCCGCACGCGTCTCCTCCGCGCGGAAGACGGCATCCATTTCACGATGGCGGGCTATGAACTTCTGAGCGGAAAGGTTGCGGATGCGATCCTGGCCGACATCACGGAGGCTACGGCTCCGCGCATCGCTACCACCGCGCCAGTGATGCTGCGCGCCGTGGAAGAAACAACGGCAACGCCCGGCGAGGCGAAGTATGACATGGCGGACAGGCGGCCCGGCCGATCCGACGATTGGCTCTGGCTTGGCGCGACAAACTAG
- a CDS encoding GDSL-type esterase/lipase family protein, translating into MFAAFVTPLQAAECENSPRGLEQFHSAIRDIEAGERSRPLTILHLGDSHISLDTFTRGLRTRWEERFGSAGRGLMPGVPFQYYAPDGFNLAMTGPWSIASSLPADASGPFGLQGFRASAETSDAVMTLEAAEPFSRIELELYGGPDTGAVLLKLDNAAALKLATRMAKPGLLRITVPAADARRATLRPSGSGPVHLLGWAVARKGAGVRYDSYGIVAATAAITNRWDKDIVGAQVAALKPDLVIFGYGTNEGYNNGLDVEAYSALLGGFISLMASAAPEASIALLGPFDGARRGSGEACSGGWATPPKLALLRDAQRALAEGRGGFFWDGAAAMGGRCSADDWARASPPLMYADRVHLRRKGAERLSARLWEALMTGLHGEGVCAPTKPSPD; encoded by the coding sequence GTGTTCGCGGCTTTCGTTACGCCATTGCAAGCGGCCGAATGTGAAAATTCTCCACGCGGCCTTGAACAATTTCATTCGGCGATAAGAGATATAGAGGCGGGGGAACGCTCGCGCCCCCTCACCATTCTTCATCTCGGCGACAGCCACATCTCTCTCGACACGTTCACGCGCGGCTTGCGCACCCGCTGGGAGGAACGGTTCGGCAGTGCAGGCCGCGGGCTGATGCCGGGCGTGCCGTTCCAATACTACGCGCCCGACGGCTTCAACCTCGCGATGACGGGCCCATGGAGTATCGCCTCAAGCTTGCCCGCCGATGCCTCCGGGCCGTTTGGCTTGCAAGGATTTCGCGCAAGCGCCGAAACATCCGATGCAGTGATGACTCTCGAAGCGGCCGAGCCGTTCTCGCGGATCGAACTCGAGCTCTATGGCGGGCCGGATACGGGCGCCGTGCTGCTGAAGCTCGACAATGCCGCTGCCTTGAAGCTTGCGACGCGCATGGCAAAGCCCGGCCTGTTGCGGATTACCGTGCCGGCGGCGGATGCGCGCCGCGCTACGTTGCGGCCGTCGGGTTCCGGCCCTGTGCATCTTCTCGGTTGGGCGGTGGCGCGCAAAGGGGCCGGCGTTCGCTATGATAGCTACGGCATCGTTGCCGCGACGGCAGCGATCACCAACCGGTGGGACAAGGATATTGTCGGCGCGCAGGTGGCGGCGCTGAAGCCGGACCTTGTCATTTTCGGCTACGGCACCAATGAGGGATACAATAACGGCCTCGACGTTGAAGCCTACAGCGCCCTGCTCGGCGGCTTCATCAGTCTTATGGCGTCGGCGGCGCCTGAAGCGTCCATCGCCCTGCTGGGACCGTTCGATGGCGCGCGACGCGGGTCAGGCGAAGCCTGCAGCGGCGGCTGGGCCACGCCGCCGAAACTCGCCCTCTTGCGCGATGCACAGCGTGCCCTGGCTGAGGGGCGTGGCGGCTTTTTCTGGGATGGTGCGGCGGCGATGGGCGGGCGGTGCAGCGCCGATGATTGGGCGCGTGCTTCTCCGCCTTTGATGTATGCCGACCGGGTTCATCTGCGGCGGAAAGGGGCAGAGCGGCTATCGGCGCGTCTATGGGAGGCTTTGATGACCGGCTTGCATGGCGAGGGTGTTTGTGCGCCCACGAAACCATCGCCGGATTAA
- a CDS encoding MBOAT family O-acyltransferase, translated as MLFPTIEFGIFFLIVFTVSWAVRWKPEIRKLVLLAASYFFYGWWDWRFLGLLFLSTLINHLAGLALARTEGVALRKLIVGVAVAAGLSILGFFKYYGFFLTSFAAVLETAGLERDLPFMQVILPVGISFFTFQGISYVVDVYRGHVKAEQSLVNVMLYISFFPQLVAGPIVRAADFLPQLHRPVALTRAHIDVGVVLILSGLAKKMVIANYLATELVDPVFFDPSAVGALDLLVGIYGYAIQIYCDFSGYSDIAIGVAALLGYRFLENFDQPYRASSLQDFWRRWHISLSTWLRDYLYVPLGGNRHGEARTYRNLFLTMFLGGIWHGAAWTFVFWGAFHGSMLALERFARRKLDEFAPAHPVHAGILASIGNGAQHLVGIVWTFHLVCFAWIFFRADSFSTAGSYLAGFFRWSETSQYATPFVVGLILLAMFFQFTPRHLGRWLARGIQWLPSPVLGMLLGGGIWLIWALAPEGVAPFIYFQF; from the coding sequence ATGCTTTTTCCGACCATCGAGTTCGGCATATTTTTTCTGATCGTGTTCACGGTCAGCTGGGCCGTGCGCTGGAAGCCGGAAATCCGAAAGCTTGTGCTGCTCGCCGCCAGCTATTTCTTTTATGGCTGGTGGGACTGGCGTTTTCTCGGCCTGCTGTTTCTTTCGACGCTCATCAATCATCTGGCCGGTCTCGCCCTGGCGCGGACAGAAGGGGTGGCGCTTCGAAAACTGATCGTCGGCGTCGCCGTTGCGGCAGGCCTCTCGATCCTCGGTTTCTTCAAATATTACGGATTCTTCCTGACATCGTTTGCCGCCGTTCTTGAAACGGCAGGGCTCGAGAGGGATCTACCGTTCATGCAGGTGATCCTGCCTGTCGGCATTTCCTTCTTCACCTTTCAGGGCATCTCTTACGTCGTCGATGTCTATCGAGGGCATGTGAAGGCTGAGCAGTCGCTCGTCAACGTCATGCTTTACATCTCCTTCTTCCCGCAGCTCGTCGCGGGACCGATTGTGCGCGCGGCGGATTTTCTGCCGCAGCTGCACCGGCCGGTGGCGCTCACCCGGGCGCATATCGATGTCGGCGTGGTGCTGATCCTGTCGGGACTGGCAAAGAAGATGGTGATCGCGAATTATCTGGCGACCGAGCTGGTCGACCCGGTTTTTTTCGATCCCTCTGCCGTCGGTGCGCTCGATCTTCTCGTCGGCATCTATGGCTATGCAATCCAGATCTATTGTGATTTTTCGGGCTACAGCGATATCGCGATTGGTGTGGCGGCGCTTCTCGGCTATCGCTTCCTTGAAAACTTCGACCAGCCCTATCGTGCATCGAGCCTTCAGGATTTCTGGCGGCGCTGGCACATTTCCCTTTCCACATGGCTTCGCGACTATCTCTATGTGCCGCTTGGCGGCAACCGTCACGGGGAAGCCAGAACCTACCGCAATCTTTTCCTGACGATGTTTCTCGGTGGCATCTGGCATGGTGCAGCATGGACGTTCGTATTCTGGGGTGCGTTTCACGGCAGCATGCTTGCGCTGGAACGCTTCGCGCGAAGGAAGCTGGATGAATTCGCGCCCGCGCATCCCGTTCATGCCGGGATACTGGCGTCCATCGGCAATGGTGCGCAGCATCTTGTCGGCATTGTCTGGACTTTCCATCTCGTCTGCTTCGCCTGGATATTCTTTCGGGCCGACAGCTTCTCGACCGCGGGCAGTTATCTCGCCGGTTTCTTCCGCTGGTCGGAGACGAGCCAGTATGCAACGCCCTTCGTCGTTGGATTGATTTTGCTCGCGATGTTCTTCCAGTTCACGCCGCGCCATCTCGGCCGTTGGCTCGCGCGCGGCATCCAGTGGTTACCGTCACCCGTGCTCGGAATGCTGCTTGGCGGCGGTATCTGGCTCATCTGGGCGCTCGCGCCGGAGGGCGTCGCACCTTTCATCTATTTCCAGTTCTGA
- a CDS encoding AzlD domain-containing protein, translated as MMDSNTVWLIIIAVGIGTFALRLSFIQLAGRVALPAWAARALRFIPAAVLSAIILPAVLRGADGSLDIAIDNPRLIAGAFATLIAWWTKSVLATLAAGMCALWILQAIF; from the coding sequence ATGATGGACAGCAATACCGTCTGGCTCATCATCATTGCTGTTGGCATCGGCACTTTCGCGCTGAGATTGTCGTTCATCCAGCTCGCAGGCCGCGTTGCTCTTCCCGCGTGGGCAGCGCGGGCGTTGCGTTTCATACCGGCCGCAGTATTGAGCGCCATCATCCTGCCGGCCGTCTTGCGCGGCGCCGATGGCTCCCTCGACATAGCGATCGATAATCCTCGCCTCATCGCCGGCGCGTTCGCCACCCTGATCGCATGGTGGACGAAGAGCGTGCTTGCAACGCTCGCGGCCGGCATGTGCGCTCTCTGGATTCTTCAGGCTATTTTCTAG
- a CDS encoding AzlC family ABC transporter permease, whose product MRPALQDYADGIRVMLPLIPGSIPFGMIAGAVAAEVKLSAAQGIGASIIMFAGTAQLATMQLIAENAPALVVVLTGLVINLRFAMYSASLAPHFAGLSSAKRNLLAYVMTDQSYALSITRFARDNEMSGAAKFRFYIGGALLMWVFWIAATAAGYFLGNKVPPSWSLDFVVPLSFLALLVPGIRDSSTATAAAVGAGIAVAAWTLPFNLGLFLAAMCGIAAGYIVENRSSRKDLDAGKDL is encoded by the coding sequence ATGCGCCCTGCCCTGCAAGACTATGCCGACGGCATTCGCGTGATGCTGCCCCTCATCCCGGGTTCCATACCCTTCGGCATGATCGCGGGCGCGGTGGCGGCGGAGGTGAAACTTTCTGCCGCGCAAGGCATAGGCGCATCCATCATCATGTTTGCGGGCACGGCACAACTCGCCACCATGCAGCTCATTGCAGAAAACGCGCCCGCCCTGGTCGTCGTCCTGACCGGGCTCGTCATCAATTTACGGTTTGCCATGTACAGCGCATCGCTGGCGCCTCACTTCGCCGGACTCTCCAGTGCGAAGCGCAACCTGCTCGCCTATGTGATGACGGACCAGTCCTACGCTCTCAGCATCACGCGCTTTGCACGTGACAACGAAATGAGCGGCGCGGCGAAATTCCGCTTCTATATCGGCGGTGCGCTCCTCATGTGGGTTTTCTGGATCGCCGCCACCGCCGCGGGCTATTTTCTCGGCAACAAGGTGCCGCCCAGCTGGTCGCTGGATTTCGTCGTACCGCTGAGCTTCCTCGCGCTTCTCGTTCCCGGCATTCGAGATAGCTCGACGGCAACGGCCGCCGCTGTCGGTGCTGGCATCGCGGTCGCTGCCTGGACCCTGCCGTTCAACCTCGGACTCTTCCTCGCAGCCATGTGCGGGATCGCGGCAGGCTATATCGTGGAAAACAGGTCTAGCCGCAAGGACCTGGACGCCGGGAAGGATTTATGA
- a CDS encoding glutamate synthase subunit beta — protein sequence MGKITGFLEIDRQDRKYLPAADRIRNYNEFVIPLAEEAIKDQAARCMDCGIPYCHNGCPVNNQIPDWNDLVYHSDWAEACRNLHSTNNFPEFTGRICPAPCEASCTLNLTDAPVTIKTIECAIVDRGWKEGWIAPQVPAAKTGKRVAIVGAGPAGMAAAQQLARRGHEVHLFEKHQKAGGLLRYGIPDFKMEKLHIDRRVAQMEAEGVVFQYGVHIGVNKDAKALLAEFDAVILTGGSEKPRDLPVEGRELSGIHFAMEFLPQQNRRVSEESIGQVEPILAGGKHVVVIGGGDTGSDCIGTSFRQGAVSVTQLEIMPAPPERENKLLTWPDWPLKMRTSSSQAEGATRDFAVMTRRIIGKNGHVTAIECVRVDEKMQPVAGSEFEIKADLVLLAMGFVHPVHEGMLKELDIQLDQRGNVAADTATYKSNLGKVFAAGDMRRGQSLVVWAIREGRQAAREVDLFLMGETTLPR from the coding sequence TTGGGAAAGATCACAGGCTTTCTGGAAATCGACCGGCAGGACCGCAAGTATCTGCCGGCCGCGGACCGCATTCGCAATTACAACGAGTTCGTCATTCCGCTCGCCGAGGAGGCGATAAAGGACCAGGCGGCGCGCTGCATGGATTGCGGCATTCCCTATTGTCACAACGGTTGCCCGGTGAACAACCAGATCCCGGACTGGAACGACCTCGTCTATCATTCGGATTGGGCGGAAGCGTGCCGCAACCTTCACTCGACGAACAATTTTCCCGAGTTCACCGGCCGCATCTGCCCCGCCCCATGCGAGGCGAGCTGCACGCTGAACCTCACGGACGCGCCCGTAACGATCAAGACGATCGAATGCGCGATCGTCGACCGGGGCTGGAAGGAAGGCTGGATAGCGCCGCAGGTTCCGGCCGCGAAGACGGGAAAGCGTGTTGCCATCGTCGGGGCGGGCCCCGCAGGCATGGCCGCTGCCCAGCAGCTTGCGCGGCGCGGCCACGAAGTTCACCTTTTTGAAAAGCATCAGAAGGCCGGCGGCCTGCTTCGCTATGGCATTCCGGACTTCAAGATGGAGAAGCTCCACATCGACCGGCGTGTCGCGCAGATGGAAGCCGAGGGCGTGGTCTTCCAGTATGGCGTCCATATCGGCGTCAACAAGGATGCGAAAGCGCTGCTCGCCGAGTTCGACGCCGTTATCTTGACAGGTGGCTCCGAGAAGCCGCGCGATCTGCCGGTGGAAGGCCGCGAGCTTTCCGGCATCCACTTCGCCATGGAATTCCTGCCGCAGCAGAACCGCCGTGTGTCCGAGGAATCGATCGGCCAGGTCGAACCGATCCTCGCCGGCGGCAAACATGTCGTGGTGATCGGCGGCGGCGACACCGGCTCCGACTGTATCGGGACCTCGTTTCGTCAGGGCGCGGTGTCCGTGACGCAGCTCGAGATCATGCCCGCGCCGCCGGAGAGAGAGAACAAGCTGCTCACCTGGCCCGACTGGCCACTCAAGATGCGGACATCGTCGAGCCAGGCGGAAGGCGCCACGCGCGATTTCGCGGTGATGACCCGTCGCATCATCGGCAAGAACGGTCACGTCACCGCAATCGAATGCGTGCGTGTGGACGAGAAGATGCAGCCGGTGGCCGGCAGCGAATTCGAGATCAAGGCCGACCTCGTGCTGCTCGCCATGGGCTTCGTGCACCCCGTTCACGAAGGCATGTTGAAGGAACTGGACATCCAGCTCGATCAGCGCGGCAACGTGGCTGCCGACACCGCAACCTACAAGTCGAACCTCGGCAAGGTGTTTGCGGCCGGAGACATGCGCCGAGGCCAGTCGCTCGTCGTATGGGCCATCCGCGAAGGCCGCCAGGCTGCCCGCGAGGTAGACCTGTTCCTCATGGGGGAAACGACACTTCCGCGCTGA